The Mesorhizobium sp. INR15 region CGGGCGGCCAGGACACGCTGCCTACCTATATGCTCGGCCAGATCCGCCGAGGCATTACACCCGAGATCAACGCGATATCGACCGCTTTCCTGCTGCTTTCGGTCGCGATCGTCACGTTGTTTTTCTTCGTCAGCAGGAAACGAGACTGAAACCGACAATGGGAGTTAAAACCATGAACTGGAAGACAACCGCGACCGCCATGGGATTGGCGTTGTTCGCTTCGACGGGCCTTGCGCGCGCCGACGGCGTTCTGAACATCTACAATTGGGGCAACTACACCAGCCCTGACGTGATCAAGAAGTTCGAAGCGAAATACAACATCAAGGTCACGATCACCGACTACGATTCAAACGATACCGCGCTGGCCAAGGTGCGCCAGGGCGGCACCGGTTTCGACATCGCCGTGCCGTCCCAGACCTACGTGCCGATCTGGATCAAGGAAGGCCTCGTGCTCGAGACCGATCCAGGCAAGATGGAGAACTTCAAGAACGTGGCGCCGGAATGGGCCAATCCCGACTTCGATCCAGGCCGCAAATATTCTGTGCCGTGGGCCCTGGGCACTGTCGGCGTTGTGGTCAATACCGACACCTACAAAGGTCCGGCGGACAGCTGGGGCATCATCTTCAACACGCCGGATGAGCTGAAGGGCAAGGTCAATGTCGTTCCCGAAATGAACGACGTCATCTTCGCCGCGATCAAATATGTCGGCGGACAGCAATGCACCGACGACAAGGCTGTGCTGAAGAAGGTGCGTGACCTGCTGGTGGCGGCCAAGCCGAACTGGATCGCCATGGAATACAACACCATCGAGAAGATGGGCGCCGGCGACTTCAAGGCAACCAGCGACTGGAACGGCTCCGCCCTGCGCCAGCGGCTGGCCAACCCGGCCATCCACTACAACTATCCGAAGGAAGGCTTTGGCCTGTGGAGCGACAACGTGGTCGTTCTCAAGGAAGCCAAGAATGTCGACAACGCCAAGCTGTTCCAGAACTTCATCATGGATCCGGAAAACGCGGCCGGCCTCTCGGCCTTCCATCGTTATGCCAATGCCATCACCGGTTCGGACAAGTACATGCCGGCCGACATGAAGGATGCGCCCGAGGTTGTCATCCCGGCCGCCGACAAGCCGCATGCCGAGCTGCAAAGATTGTGCTCGCCGGAATTGCAGGACGTCTACACCAAGATCTGGACCGAACTGCAGAAGTAAGGGGTCCACGACGGGCCCGGCGGCAGACGCCGCCGGGCCCGTTTTCATGTTCATCGGGGCTCGGCTTTCATGGAATCCTACCGCAACAGCGAGGCGCGGCCGCCGATCATGCAAGGGTCGCCGCCGGCCATGGTGCCGCCGAAGCTCGACTGGGACCGGCCGCCGTGGAACCGCTGGGCGTTCCAGCACATCAGGGAGTTTCTGCCGACCGCCGAAGTCTGGCGCGGTAACGGCCATCGCCACCGCTTCGAGCGGGCCGAGGTCGATCTCGATGCATTGCCGGTCGGGGACAGCACAGGCGCGCCGACGACACTCGCCGGCCTGCTCGACGAGACCTATACCGACGGCTTCCTCGTGCTCAAGGATGGCAAGATAGCCTATGAGCGCTATTTCAACGGCATGGGCGAGCGCACGCTGCATCTGTCGCAGTCGATGGCGAAATCCGTCACCGGCTCGGTGTTTGGCATATTGGTCGGACGTAGGCTGATCGACCCGGCCCTCCCGGTTACAACCTACCTGCCCGAGCTTGGCGCCACAGGCTGGGCCGGCGCTAGTGTCCAGCATGTGCTCGACATGACCACCGGCGTGCGCTTTTCCGAGGAGTATACCGACGCCTATTCCGATATCGGCCAAGTCGATGTCGCGACCGGCTGGAAGCCGGTGCCGCCAGGCAGCGATCCCGACTTCCGCTGGCCCTCGCACATGTTCGAGCTGATCCTTGGATTGAAGGAAACGACCCGTCCGCATGGCGCGGCTTTCGAATATCGCTCGGTCGAGACCGACGTGCTTGCCTTCCTCATGGAGCGGGTGACTGGCAAGCGGCTGGCGCAGTTGGTCTCCGAGGAGCTTTGGCAAAAACTCGGCGCCGAGGAGAGCGCCTGCTTCACCGTCGACAGCGCCGGCTATGCGCTGGCCGATGGCGGCTTCAATGCCACACTGCGCGACTATGGCCGCTTCGGCCAGTTGATCCTCGACAATGGCGGCGGCGTGGTGCCGGCCGACTGGATCGAGGCGACGCGCAACGGCAGGCACGGGCCGGATTTCAGTCCCAGCCTGCCCGAGGGCAGCTATCGCAACCAGTTCTGGATCGAGGATCCGCGCTCACGCGCGCTGATGTGCCGGGGCGTGTTCGGGCAGATGATCCACATCGACTGGCATACCCGCATGGTGGTGGTGAAGCTTTCGACCTTCCCGGATTTCAGCAATGTCGCCTACTCAGTGGCAACGGTGAAAGCCGTGCACGCCATCGCCGCCGCGCTCGGCTAAACCAGAAGATCCGGAAGGAAACGCCATGACCGGCAAGACCGCGTTCGAAACCAGGTACGGCTTCCGCCGCAACGAGGTGCTTCTCTCCAATTGGCGTGAAAATCCGTTCAACCGTTGGTCATTCCAGAACCTCGGCGAAGTGGTGCCGACCGCGCGTGTGGCGGCGGCAGGCGGTGCCGAGGCGGCCATACAGGATCTGGGTGGCCTGCTTGGCGACAACGTCACGGTGGCAAGTGCACCAGAAACGGTGGTTGAATTCCTCGTGCGCTCCAACACGGACGCACTGACGGTGATGAAGGGCGGCAGGATCGTTGGTGACTGGTTCGCGCCGCATATGGATTTCGGCGCCCGCCACATCATCTTTTCGATCAGCAAGTCGCTGACGGCAATCGTTGCCGGAATTCTGGAAGGCGAGGGCGTGTTCGATCCCGAGGCCCCGGTGACGCGTTACATTCCGGAAGCGGCTGGTTCCGCCTATGGCGACGCCAGCGCGCGCCATGTGCTCGACATGAGCGTCAGCCTCGACTTCGAGGAGGCCTATCTCGATCCGGAAAGCGCCTTCGCCCGCTATCGCCGCGCGACGCTGTGGAATCCCGGCGGCGGCACGGAAAGCCTGCGCGAATTCATCCTGACGCTGCAGCGGCTTGCCGAGCCGCATGGCCAGACCTTTCGCTACCGCTCGCCCAATTCCGATATGCTCGGCCTGCTGCTCGAACGTGCTTCCGGAGAGCGCTTCATCGACCTGATGCGCGAGAAACTGTGGATACCGCTGGGCGCCGTCAGCGAGGCTTCGATCGGCGTCGATATGGAAGGCACTGCGCGCACCGCCGGTGGCATTTCGGTGACACCGCGCGACCTGGCGCGCGTCGGCGAAATGATGCGGCAAGGCGGCACGGCCAACGGCCGCCGTGTCGTGCAGGAGGCCTGGGTGCGCGATACCACGGTCACCGGCGGCAGTGCGGAGGCGTGGCAGCGCGGCGCGATGCTGCCGCTGTTCCCCAAGGGGCGTTATCGCAACAAATGGTACCAGACGGGCAATTCCAGCGGCGCCTATTGCGGCATCGGCATTCATGGCCAATGGCTCTATGTCGACCCGAAAGCCGAGGTCGTGATTGCCAAGATGTCGTCGCAGCCGGAACCGGTCGACGACATCCTCGATCTCGAGATCGTTGCCTTTTTCGAGGCGCTGAGCCGGATGGTCTGATCAATCCTGACGTCACGCTTTCCTGTGGACCCGTGGCGTCAATGAAAACGCCACAGTTGGCGGACTGAAGCTCCGCGCTTATGGTCGCCGCTCTTTTGGCGAGCAGCAGGAACGACATGGCATCCGACATCAAGCGCATCGCAGCCCTCATCGCGGTCGAGATCAAGGCGCGGCCCGAACAGGCGGCGGCAGCGATCGGACTGCTCGACGAGGGGGCGACGGTGCCGTTCGTGGCGCGCTACCGCAAGGAGGTCACCGGTGGGCTTGACGACACGCAGTTGCGCGACCTTGCCGAGCGCCTCGTTTATCTGCGCGAGCTCGACGCGCGCCGTGACACCATCCTTGGTTCCATCCGCGAACAGGGCAAGCTGACAGACGAACTCGAAGGCAAGATCACCGCCGCCACCACCAAGGCGGAGCTGGAAGACATCTATCTGCCCTACAAGCCGAAGCGGCGGACCAAGGCCGAGATCGCGCGGGAGCGTGGTCTGGGACCGCTGGCCGAAGCCATCCTTGCCAACCGCTCGCTGGTGCCGGCCGAGCTGGCGCTGACTTATGTGACCGAAGAGGTGGCGGACGTGAAGGCAGCGCTCGACGGCGCGCGTGACATCCTGTCCGAACAGTTCGCCGAGAATGCCGATCTGGTCGGCAAGCTGCGGACCTACATGAAGGATCGCGCCTTCATGCGCGCCCGCGTCGTCGACGGCAAGCAGGAGGCCGGCGCGAAATTCTCCGACTATTTCGAGCATGTCGAACGCTGGGGCAACGTGCCCTCGCACCGCGCGCTGGCGATGCTGCGCGGGCGCAACGAGGAAGTGCTGTCGCTCGATATCGAGGTCGATGCCGACGACACGTCGGCGGTGAAGCCTGTCGAGCGGATGATCGCCAATGCCTATGCCATCGGTGCCAGCCTGCCGGGCGATCGCTGGCTGATGGAGGTGGCTGGCTGGACCTGGCGGATCAAGCTGTCGCTGCACCTGACGCTCGACCTGATGCGGGACCTGCGCGAGCGGGCGGAGGAGGAGGCGATCCACGTCTTCGCCCGCAACCTGAAGGACCTGCTGCTCGCCGCGCCGGCAGGCTCGCGCGCCACGATGGGGCTCGATCCGGGCATCCGCACCGGCGTCAAGGTGGCGGTGGTGGATGGCACCGGCAAGGTGCTGACGACGACGACCGTCTATCCGTTTCCACCCAAGAACGATGTGCGCGGCACGCAGGCCGAACTGGCGAAGCTCATCCGCCTGCACAAGGTGGAGCTGATTTCGATCGGCAATGGCACCGGCAGCCGCGAGACGGAAAAGCTGGTCGCCGACATGCTGGCCGACATGCCCGCGGATTCCGGGCCGAAGCCGCTCAAGGTGATCGTCTCCGAGGCCGGCGCCTCGGTCTACTCGGCCTCGGCGACGGCAGCGGCGGAATTTCCCGGCCTCGATGTGTCGCTGCGCGGCGCGGTGTCGATCGCGCGCCGCCTGCAGGATCCGCTGGCCGAACTGGTCAAGATCGAACCCAAGTCGATCGGCGTCGGCCAGTACCAGCACGATGTCGACCAGTACCGGCTCGGCCGCTCGCTGGAAGCGGTGGTCGAGGACGCGGTCAACGCCGTCGGGGTCGACCTCAACACGGCATCGGCGCCACTGCTGGCGCGCGTGTCAGGCCTTGGCGCGTCGCTGGCCGATGCCATCGTCGCGCATCGCGATGCGACCGGGCCCTTCGCCAGCCGCCGGGAGCTGCTCAACGTGTCCCGGCTTGGACCTCGGGCGTTCGAGCAGTGCGCCGGCTTCCTGCGCATTGCCAATGGCTCGGAACCGCTTGACGCATCATCGGTGCATCCGGAGGCCTATGGCGTGGCGAAGAAGATCGTCGCTGCCTGCGGGCGCGATGTGCGTTCCCTGATGGGCGACAGTGCGGCACTCAAGGCGCTCGATCCGCGCGTCTTCGTTGACGAGCGTTTTGGCTTGCCGACAGTGCGCGACATCCTGGCGGAGCTGGAAAAGCCCGGCCGCGACCCGCGCCCCGGCTTCAAGACCGCGACCTTCGCCGACGGCATTGACGATATCAAGGACCTGAAACCCGGCATGCAGCTCGAAGGCACTGTCACCAATGTCGCGGCCTTCGGCGCCTTCGTCGACATTGGCGTGCATCAGGACGGGCTGGTGCATGTCTCGCAGCTCGCCGACCGTTTCGTCAAGGACGCGCATGAGGTGGTCAAGGCCGGCGACGTGGTCAAGGTGCGCGTCGTCGATGTCGATATCAAACGCAAACGCATCGCGCTTTCCATGCGCAAGGATGGTGACGGCGGCGCTTCGAAGGGCGGGCCGCGCGACAATCCCGGGGGCAGGCCGGCGCCGCGCTCACCGGCACCGCAGCGCCAGCCTGAGAAACCAGCGAGCCAAGGCGCTTTCGGCGCGGCATTGGCGGATGCCTTGAAGCGCAAGTAGCCAATGCTGGTCAGCTTGCTGCGCGTGCGAGCCGATTGGCGTTGGCGGCTTCCGCTTCGCCATTTGGCGCGGACGCGGAAGCCCGGCCACGGCCATATTGCCGTGGCGAACAACCCATTACCCGCTTGAAGGCCGTGCTGAAGGCGCTTTCTGATTCATAGCCGAGCGACAAGGCAATGGTGGAAACCGGATCGCTGGAATGCACCAGCCTGTCGCCGGCCAAGAACATGCGCCAGCGCGTCAGGTAGTCCATGGCAGGGGTCCCGACCGTCTCCTTGAACCGCAGGGCAAAGGTCGAGCGCGACATGCCGGCGCGTTCCGCCAGCGTCTGCAATGTCCAGCCATGTGCCGGATCGTCATGCATGGCGCTGATCGCCGTGCCCATCTGCCTATCCGAAAGGGCGAAGAGCCAGCCGACGCCACCCTTCATGCCTTCCGCCATATGCAGCCGCAGGGCCTCGATCAGAATCATGTGGGCGAGGTGCTCGACAATCAGAAAGCCGCCGGGCCGGTGCTCGCGCAATTCCTGCATCATCCGCTCCACCGGCCAGCGCAGCGCCGAGTTGCCCCGGATGTGGACGATGGATGGCAGCATCCGCAACAGGATGCCGGCATGGTCGCCGGCAAGGGCAAAACGGCTGCTGACCAGCAGGAAATCGCCGCCACCATTGTGGGACGTGATGCCGCCTGAGCGCGCGGGCGAAAACACCGTGCGGGCATCGACCGGCGTCATGGCCATGTCGCTGG contains the following coding sequences:
- a CDS encoding extracellular solute-binding protein; protein product: MNWKTTATAMGLALFASTGLARADGVLNIYNWGNYTSPDVIKKFEAKYNIKVTITDYDSNDTALAKVRQGGTGFDIAVPSQTYVPIWIKEGLVLETDPGKMENFKNVAPEWANPDFDPGRKYSVPWALGTVGVVVNTDTYKGPADSWGIIFNTPDELKGKVNVVPEMNDVIFAAIKYVGGQQCTDDKAVLKKVRDLLVAAKPNWIAMEYNTIEKMGAGDFKATSDWNGSALRQRLANPAIHYNYPKEGFGLWSDNVVVLKEAKNVDNAKLFQNFIMDPENAAGLSAFHRYANAITGSDKYMPADMKDAPEVVIPAADKPHAELQRLCSPELQDVYTKIWTELQK
- a CDS encoding serine hydrolase, translating into MESYRNSEARPPIMQGSPPAMVPPKLDWDRPPWNRWAFQHIREFLPTAEVWRGNGHRHRFERAEVDLDALPVGDSTGAPTTLAGLLDETYTDGFLVLKDGKIAYERYFNGMGERTLHLSQSMAKSVTGSVFGILVGRRLIDPALPVTTYLPELGATGWAGASVQHVLDMTTGVRFSEEYTDAYSDIGQVDVATGWKPVPPGSDPDFRWPSHMFELILGLKETTRPHGAAFEYRSVETDVLAFLMERVTGKRLAQLVSEELWQKLGAEESACFTVDSAGYALADGGFNATLRDYGRFGQLILDNGGGVVPADWIEATRNGRHGPDFSPSLPEGSYRNQFWIEDPRSRALMCRGVFGQMIHIDWHTRMVVVKLSTFPDFSNVAYSVATVKAVHAIAAALG
- a CDS encoding serine hydrolase yields the protein MTGKTAFETRYGFRRNEVLLSNWRENPFNRWSFQNLGEVVPTARVAAAGGAEAAIQDLGGLLGDNVTVASAPETVVEFLVRSNTDALTVMKGGRIVGDWFAPHMDFGARHIIFSISKSLTAIVAGILEGEGVFDPEAPVTRYIPEAAGSAYGDASARHVLDMSVSLDFEEAYLDPESAFARYRRATLWNPGGGTESLREFILTLQRLAEPHGQTFRYRSPNSDMLGLLLERASGERFIDLMREKLWIPLGAVSEASIGVDMEGTARTAGGISVTPRDLARVGEMMRQGGTANGRRVVQEAWVRDTTVTGGSAEAWQRGAMLPLFPKGRYRNKWYQTGNSSGAYCGIGIHGQWLYVDPKAEVVIAKMSSQPEPVDDILDLEIVAFFEALSRMV
- a CDS encoding Tex family protein, with protein sequence MASDIKRIAALIAVEIKARPEQAAAAIGLLDEGATVPFVARYRKEVTGGLDDTQLRDLAERLVYLRELDARRDTILGSIREQGKLTDELEGKITAATTKAELEDIYLPYKPKRRTKAEIARERGLGPLAEAILANRSLVPAELALTYVTEEVADVKAALDGARDILSEQFAENADLVGKLRTYMKDRAFMRARVVDGKQEAGAKFSDYFEHVERWGNVPSHRALAMLRGRNEEVLSLDIEVDADDTSAVKPVERMIANAYAIGASLPGDRWLMEVAGWTWRIKLSLHLTLDLMRDLRERAEEEAIHVFARNLKDLLLAAPAGSRATMGLDPGIRTGVKVAVVDGTGKVLTTTTVYPFPPKNDVRGTQAELAKLIRLHKVELISIGNGTGSRETEKLVADMLADMPADSGPKPLKVIVSEAGASVYSASATAAAEFPGLDVSLRGAVSIARRLQDPLAELVKIEPKSIGVGQYQHDVDQYRLGRSLEAVVEDAVNAVGVDLNTASAPLLARVSGLGASLADAIVAHRDATGPFASRRELLNVSRLGPRAFEQCAGFLRIANGSEPLDASSVHPEAYGVAKKIVAACGRDVRSLMGDSAALKALDPRVFVDERFGLPTVRDILAELEKPGRDPRPGFKTATFADGIDDIKDLKPGMQLEGTVTNVAAFGAFVDIGVHQDGLVHVSQLADRFVKDAHEVVKAGDVVKVRVVDVDIKRKRIALSMRKDGDGGASKGGPRDNPGGRPAPRSPAPQRQPEKPASQGAFGAALADALKRK
- a CDS encoding AraC family transcriptional regulator, translated to MDPLSDVLSLLKPRNYLSAGLEAGGDWSIQFPDQQAAIKCGAVVSGQCWLSMDGVADAVLLETGDCFLLPRGRPFRLASDMAMTPVDARTVFSPARSGGITSHNGGGDFLLVSSRFALAGDHAGILLRMLPSIVHIRGNSALRWPVERMMQELREHRPGGFLIVEHLAHMILIEALRLHMAEGMKGGVGWLFALSDRQMGTAISAMHDDPAHGWTLQTLAERAGMSRSTFALRFKETVGTPAMDYLTRWRMFLAGDRLVHSSDPVSTIALSLGYESESAFSTAFKRVMGCSPRQYGRGRASASAPNGEAEAANANRLARAAS